Within the Atribacterota bacterium genome, the region CAAGTATACTTTGGTAATCAACTAATAGACTATATTATGGCACTGGGTATCTTTATATTATTGGTATTCCTGATAAATGTATTAAAGAAGTTTCTAATTAAACTTCTCAGCTCATTTGCCCGGAAAAGCACAACCAGAGTAGATGACAAATTCGTCGAAGCATTTCAAAACAAAATAAAGCCATTTGTTAATCTGCTGTACTTCGGGGCTTTCTATCTTGGCTTTACACAATTAAAAATTCCCTCATCCTTGGAAAAAATTGTAAATATTGCAATTATTGCTCTTCTTATTTTCTTCGGTGTGCGTTTTATTCTTTCCATCTTCTCTTATTTCCTGGAAAACTACCTGATTAAAAAAGAAAGCAATGCAACCCGAATAACCGCTATTCGGGGTATTGAGACTTTTTTTAGAATTATCATTTGGATTATTGCCTTTATAATCCTTTTAGACAACCTGGGAATTCAAGTATCTGCCCTGATAGCTGGTCTTGGAATTGGTGGTATTGCCGTAGCTCTGGCTGCTCAAAATATCCTGGGAGACCTGTTCAGTTATTTTATTATCTTTTTTGACCATCCCTTTGAAATAGGTGATTTTATTACCATTGATGCCTTTTCAGGTACTATTGAAAGTATAGGCATAAAAACTACTCGTATCAGAAGTCTAAGCGGGGAGGAAATAGTATTTTCTAACACTGATTTGGTAAATTCCCGTCTGCGTAACTATAAAAGAATGAGAAGAAGACGAATACTGTTTAAATTTGGCGTTATTTATCAGACCTCTCTGGAACAGCTGAAAGGTATTCCTGATTTGGTAACCGAAATAATAAAACAACTTAATGGAGCAATATTAGACAGAGTTCATTTTGCATCCTTTGGAGATTTTAGTCTGGACTTTGAGGTAGTTTATTATGTAAATAGTAGAGATTATAGTAGATATATGGATATTCAGCAGGAAATCAATTTTAAAATGAAAGAAGAATTCGAAAAAAGAGGAATTGAGTTCGCCTATCCACCCAGACTCTTTTCCTGGAAAAAGATGAAATAAAAGATAAAACTGTAGAATAATATATGTTTACTTATACATCTAACTTATAAAAGGAGGATACCGTGCAAGCATATCTATTTATTGCAGCTTTCATTGCCGTGTTAGCGGTTATATTTGCCTTACAAAATGCCGTACCTGTTACAGTGAGTTTTATCACCTGGAGAGTTGAAAGCTCTCTGGCATTAATTCTTATTATAACTTTTATTGCCGGGTTGGCTACCAGTTTTTTGTTTAGTACATTAACACGGATTAAAAAAACACGTTCTGTCCCTGATAAAATACAAAAAGAAAAGAATTTAGAGCAGGAATCAGTTAATAACAATGATAAAGAACAAGAGTAACTGATTTGATGGAAAATTTTGGAAGCAGGAGGATAGTTTGGCTAAATTTTTAAAAAAAAGGGGTAAATCTATTGGTTTAACCCCGGGAACACCGGTTCATATAGGTGAAAGATTTTTGGAAAAGCCAAAAATATCTATAATTGATTATTCTCCCGAATATTTAGAAGAAAAAACAGTGGACGGTATCGAAAAATGTATTCCATATCTGGAAAAACCGACAATAACCTGGATTAATATTGACGGTATTCATCAGACTGATATTATTGAACAAATCGGGCAATCATTTAAAATACATCCTTTAACATTAGAAAATATAATGAACACCGCCCAGAGGCCAAAGATAGAATATTTTTCTAATTATATCTATATAGCCCTTAAAATGATTTACTGGGATAATGACAAACAGGAACTCTCCATAGAACATATAAGTCTTATTTTGACAGACCATACAGTGATCTCCTTCCAGGAAAAGGAAGGTGATGTATTCAACCCTGTGCGACAGAGAATAAAAAATGAAGCAGGGAAAATCAG harbors:
- a CDS encoding mechanosensitive ion channel family protein, whose protein sequence is MFNGFLQQVYFGNQLIDYIMALGIFILLVFLINVLKKFLIKLLSSFARKSTTRVDDKFVEAFQNKIKPFVNLLYFGAFYLGFTQLKIPSSLEKIVNIAIIALLIFFGVRFILSIFSYFLENYLIKKESNATRITAIRGIETFFRIIIWIIAFIILLDNLGIQVSALIAGLGIGGIAVALAAQNILGDLFSYFIIFFDHPFEIGDFITIDAFSGTIESIGIKTTRIRSLSGEEIVFSNTDLVNSRLRNYKRMRRRRILFKFGVIYQTSLEQLKGIPDLVTEIIKQLNGAILDRVHFASFGDFSLDFEVVYYVNSRDYSRYMDIQQEINFKMKEEFEKRGIEFAYPPRLFSWKKMK
- a CDS encoding LapA family protein, encoding MQAYLFIAAFIAVLAVIFALQNAVPVTVSFITWRVESSLALILIITFIAGLATSFLFSTLTRIKKTRSVPDKIQKEKNLEQESVNNNDKEQE